One part of the Vitis riparia cultivar Riparia Gloire de Montpellier isolate 1030 chromosome 6, EGFV_Vit.rip_1.0, whole genome shotgun sequence genome encodes these proteins:
- the LOC117915962 gene encoding glutelin type-D 1 isoform X1: MNAIFLEKKTQGKMEIDLTPKSAKEAYGNNGGSYLAWSPSELPMLGEGNIGAAKIILHQHGFALPSYSDSSKVAYVLQGNGVAGIVLPESEEKVVPIKKGDALALPFGVVTWWYNKEDTDLEVLFLGDTSKAHKAGEFTDFFLTGSNGIFTGFSTEFVSRAWDLEEDVVKSLVGKQSGKGIVKLEGTFEMPEPKKEHRNGLVLNCLEAPLDVDIKNGGRVVVLNTQNLPLVGEVGLGADLVRLDGSAMCSPGFSCDSALQVTYIVRGSGRVQVVGVDGRRVLETTLKAGSLFIVPRFFVVSKIGDPEGMDWFSIITTPNPIFTHLAGRTSAWKALSSKVLEASFSVGSDMEKLFRSKRNADAIFFPPPN; this comes from the exons agaaaaAAACACAAGGGAAGATGGAAATTGATTTGACTCCGAAGTCGGCGAAGGAGGCGTACGGGAACAATGGGGGGTCATACTTGGCGTGGTCCCCATCGGAGCTTCCCATGCTTGGTGAAGGCAACATCGGCGCAGCCAAGATCATTCTCCACCAACATGGGTTTGCTCTTCCTAGCTACTCTGATTCCTCAAAGGTCGCTTATGTTTTACAAG GAAATGGTGTTGCTGGAATTGTTCTTCCTGAATCAGAGGAGAAGGTAGTCCCTATTAAGAAGGGCGATGCACTTGCCCTTCCCTTTGGTGTTGTTACATGGTGGTACAACAAAGAGGATACTGACCTAGAAGTTTTATTCTTGGGTGATACCTCAAAGGCCCACAAAGCTGGTGAATTCACTGACTTCTTTCTCACAGGCTCCAATGGTATCTTCACCGGCTTCTCAACTGAGTTTGTGAGCCGAGCATGGGACCTAGAAGAGGATGTTGTTAAATCCCTTGTTGGAAAGCAATCAGGGAAGGGCATTGTTAAGCTTGAGGGGACTTTTGAGATGCCTGAGCCAAAGAAAGAACATCGAAATGGCTTGGTATTGAACTGCTTGGAAGCTCCATTGGATGTTGACATTAAGAATGGTGGAAGGGTTGTGGTTTTGAATACTCAGAATTTACCTTTGGTTGGTGAGGTGGGGCTTGGTGCTGATCTTGTTAGGTTGGATGGAAGTGCAATGTGCTCCCCTGGTTTTTCCTGTGACTCTGCATTACAGGTGACCTACATTGTTAGGGGTAGTGGCCGTGTTCAAGTGGTCGGTGTTGATGGTCGCCGGGTCTTGGAAACCACCCTCAAGGCAGGCAGTTTGTTCATTGTACCAAGGTTCTTTGTTGTTTCAAAGATTGGTGACCCAGAAGGAATGGACTGGTTTTCTATCATTACAACTCCCAA TCCTATATTCACCCATTTAGCAGGAAGGACTTCAGCATGGAAGGCCCTGTCTTCTAAAGTACTGGAGGCTTCTTTCAGTGTGGGTTCAGATATGGAGAAGCTTTTCCGCTCCAAGAGGAATGCAGATGCCatcttctttcctcctccaaaTTAA
- the LOC117915962 gene encoding glutelin type-D 1 isoform X2, with product MEIDLTPKSAKEAYGNNGGSYLAWSPSELPMLGEGNIGAAKIILHQHGFALPSYSDSSKVAYVLQGNGVAGIVLPESEEKVVPIKKGDALALPFGVVTWWYNKEDTDLEVLFLGDTSKAHKAGEFTDFFLTGSNGIFTGFSTEFVSRAWDLEEDVVKSLVGKQSGKGIVKLEGTFEMPEPKKEHRNGLVLNCLEAPLDVDIKNGGRVVVLNTQNLPLVGEVGLGADLVRLDGSAMCSPGFSCDSALQVTYIVRGSGRVQVVGVDGRRVLETTLKAGSLFIVPRFFVVSKIGDPEGMDWFSIITTPNPIFTHLAGRTSAWKALSSKVLEASFSVGSDMEKLFRSKRNADAIFFPPPN from the exons ATGGAAATTGATTTGACTCCGAAGTCGGCGAAGGAGGCGTACGGGAACAATGGGGGGTCATACTTGGCGTGGTCCCCATCGGAGCTTCCCATGCTTGGTGAAGGCAACATCGGCGCAGCCAAGATCATTCTCCACCAACATGGGTTTGCTCTTCCTAGCTACTCTGATTCCTCAAAGGTCGCTTATGTTTTACAAG GAAATGGTGTTGCTGGAATTGTTCTTCCTGAATCAGAGGAGAAGGTAGTCCCTATTAAGAAGGGCGATGCACTTGCCCTTCCCTTTGGTGTTGTTACATGGTGGTACAACAAAGAGGATACTGACCTAGAAGTTTTATTCTTGGGTGATACCTCAAAGGCCCACAAAGCTGGTGAATTCACTGACTTCTTTCTCACAGGCTCCAATGGTATCTTCACCGGCTTCTCAACTGAGTTTGTGAGCCGAGCATGGGACCTAGAAGAGGATGTTGTTAAATCCCTTGTTGGAAAGCAATCAGGGAAGGGCATTGTTAAGCTTGAGGGGACTTTTGAGATGCCTGAGCCAAAGAAAGAACATCGAAATGGCTTGGTATTGAACTGCTTGGAAGCTCCATTGGATGTTGACATTAAGAATGGTGGAAGGGTTGTGGTTTTGAATACTCAGAATTTACCTTTGGTTGGTGAGGTGGGGCTTGGTGCTGATCTTGTTAGGTTGGATGGAAGTGCAATGTGCTCCCCTGGTTTTTCCTGTGACTCTGCATTACAGGTGACCTACATTGTTAGGGGTAGTGGCCGTGTTCAAGTGGTCGGTGTTGATGGTCGCCGGGTCTTGGAAACCACCCTCAAGGCAGGCAGTTTGTTCATTGTACCAAGGTTCTTTGTTGTTTCAAAGATTGGTGACCCAGAAGGAATGGACTGGTTTTCTATCATTACAACTCCCAA TCCTATATTCACCCATTTAGCAGGAAGGACTTCAGCATGGAAGGCCCTGTCTTCTAAAGTACTGGAGGCTTCTTTCAGTGTGGGTTCAGATATGGAGAAGCTTTTCCGCTCCAAGAGGAATGCAGATGCCatcttctttcctcctccaaaTTAA
- the LOC117915788 gene encoding laccase-17-like produces the protein MGVSFLPSPPFVGVFVFSCMALCLLPELALAQDSGITRHYKFDIKLQNVTRLCHTKSILTVNGQFPGPRIVAREGDRLLIKVVNHVQNNISIHWHGIRQLRSGWADGPAYVTQCPIQTGQSYVYNFTVVGQRGTLFWHAHISWLRSTLYGPLIILPKRNVPYPFEKPYKEVPIIFGEWWNADTEAVISQALQTGGGPNVSDAYTINGLPGPLYNCSAKDTFKLRVKASKTYLLRLINAALNDELFFSIANHTLTVVDADAIYVKPFETDTLLIAPGQTTNVLLKTKPHFPNAAFLITARPYVTGLGTFDNSTVAGILEYELPSASPHSTVSIKQLPLFKPTLPPLNDTSFATNFTNRLRSLASPQFPANVPQKVDRHFFFTVGLGTSPCDQNQTCQGPNGTKFAASVNNVSFASSTTALLQAHFSGQSNGVYNPDFPITPIIPFNYTGTPPNNTLVSNGTKVVVLPFNTSVELVMQDTSILGAESHPLHLHGFNFFVVGQGFGNYDPNKDPANFNLVDPIERNTVGVPSGGWVAIRFLADNPGVWFMHCHLEIHTSWGLKMAWVVLDGKLPNQKLLPPPADLPKC, from the exons atgggtgtttcttttcttccttcacCACCATTTGTGGGAGTTTTTGTGTTCTCATGCATGGCATTATGCCTCCTTCCTGAGCTTGCCCTTGCCCAGGATTCTGGCATAACCAGGCACTACAAGTTTGAT ATCAAGTTGCAAAATGTGACGAGACTGTGCCATACAAAGAGCATTTTGACAGTAAATGGGCAGTTTCCTGGGCCACGCATTGTAGCTAGGGAGGGTGACCGTCTTCTCATTAAAGTGGTTAACCATGTCCAGAATAATATCTCCATCCATTG GCATGGGATTCGACAGCTTCGGAGTGGGTGGGCTGATGGGCCAGCATATGTGACGCAATGCCCCATTCAAACTGGCCAGAGCTATGTCTACAACTTCACCGTTGTTGGCCAGAGAGGGACTCTTTTCTGGCATGCTCACATCTCATGGCTAAGGTCGACTCTCTACGGTCCCTTAATCATTCTCCCAAAACGTAATGTCCCCTATCCATTTGAGAAGCCTTACAAGGAAGTCCCCATCATCTTTG GAGAGTGGTGGAATGCAGACACTGAGGCAGTCATTAGCCAGGCCCTCCAAACTGGTGGAGGCCCAAATGTGTCTGATGCCTATACCATCAATGGACTTCCAGGCCCATTGTATAATTGCTCTGCCAAAG ATACATTCAAGCTGAGAGTGAAGGCAAGCAAGACTTACCTGCTCCGTTTGATCAACGCAGCGCTCAATGACGAGCTTTTCTTCAGTATTGCAAACCATACACTGACAGTAGTGGACGCTGATGCTATTTATGTTAAACCTTTTGAGACTGACACACTTCTCATTGCCCCTGGACAGACCACAAATGTTCTTCTCAAGACCAAACCCCACTTCCCAAATGCCGCTTTCCTCATAACTGCTAGGCCATACGTGACTGGCCTTGGCACCTTTGACAACTCCACCGTTGCTGGTATCCTTGAATATGAATTACCCTCTGCTTCCCCTCACTCTACTGTCTCCATTAAACAGCTTCCACTCTTCAAACCAACACTTCCTCCTCTCAATGACACTTCCTTTGCCACCAACTTCACTAATAGGCTTCGTAGCTTGGCCAGCCCTCAGTTCCCTGCTAACGTCCCCCAGAAAGTTGACAGGCACTTCTTCTTCACAGTTGGACTGGGAACAAGCCCCTGCGACCAAAACCAAACATGCCAAGGACCCAATGGGACAAAGTTTGCAGCTTCGGTTAATAATGTGTCCTTTGCATCTTCAACCACAGCCCTTCTACAAGCCCACTTCTCTGGACAATCAAATGGGGTTTACAACCCTGACTTCCCTATCACTCCGATCATTCCCTTTAACTATACCGGAACCCCACCAAACAACACTCTGGTGAGCAATGGAACCAAAGTGGTGGTTCTACCATTTAACACTAGTGTGGAGCTTGTCATGCAGGACACTAGCATTCTTGGAGCTGAAAGCCACCCTCTCCATCTGCATGGCTTCAATTTCTTTGTCGTCGGCCAAGGTTTCGGAAACTATGATCCTAACAAGGACCCTGCAAACTTCAATCTGGTCGACCCCATTGAAAGGAACACCGTGGGAGTGCCCTCCGGGGGTTGGGTTGCCATTCGGTTTCTAGCAGACAACCCAG GGGTATGGTTCATGCATTGTCACCTGGAAATCCACACCAGCTGGGGCTTGAAGATGGCGTGGGTTGTCTTAGATGGAAAGCTCCCCAATCAGAAGCTGCTTCCTCCACCAGCAGATCTTCCCAAGTGTTGA